A part of Streptomyces sp. NBC_00557 genomic DNA contains:
- the queD gene encoding 6-carboxytetrahydropterin synthase QueD — translation MEIFREFTFEAAHRLPNVPEGHKCARLHGHSYKVIVHVEAPVDPEAGWVMDFGDLKKAFKPIEARLDHYYLNDIEGLDNPTSEVLARWIWDRLKPALPDLSALTVRETCTSGCTYRGE, via the coding sequence ATGGAAATCTTTCGCGAGTTCACGTTCGAAGCCGCGCACCGTCTGCCCAACGTTCCTGAGGGACACAAGTGTGCGCGCCTCCACGGCCACTCTTACAAGGTCATCGTCCACGTAGAGGCACCCGTCGACCCTGAGGCGGGTTGGGTCATGGACTTCGGGGACCTCAAGAAGGCGTTCAAGCCCATCGAAGCCCGACTCGATCACTACTACCTCAACGACATCGAGGGTCTGGACAACCCGACCAGCGAGGTCCTCGCCCGCTGGATCTGGGATCGGTTGAAGCCGGCGCTGCCCGACCTCTCTGCACTCACCGTCCGCGAAACGTGCACGTCCGGCTGCACTTATCGGGGCGAGTGA
- the dbpB gene encoding DGQHR domain-containing protein DpdB encodes MADRYTLRLPALLVRQGSREIFCFAVDGKKLHDFTAVSRISRDDEQRLQGYQRPEVLSHIKAIRRYLESDGAMLPNALVLAFDKRVEFVPGRPAKDVDYSVPGELVIPVDETQSEDEKPAWLVDGQQRSAAIRDANLAEFPVAAVGFIADGQEEQRSQFILVNSTKPLPKGLVNELLPDTSGHLPPSYARRQLPARLMIRLNTDGHSAFFGRIQSPTSPLGDIKDNSVLKMLEYSLYEGALYQYRNEDGSGDPDKMLEHLCEYWGLVRDVFPDAWRLGPKDSRLTHGVGIQAMGFVMDELTAEIPVDKVNWKKVRKTLAELEPHVAWTSGTWRFADEERKWNGLQNTPSDLRLLKDYLKPFARR; translated from the coding sequence GTGGCCGACCGATACACGTTGCGACTCCCAGCCCTACTCGTACGCCAAGGCAGTCGAGAGATCTTCTGCTTTGCTGTCGACGGCAAGAAGCTGCACGACTTCACCGCAGTCTCGCGTATCAGCCGGGATGATGAGCAGCGACTGCAGGGCTACCAGCGACCGGAGGTCCTCAGCCACATCAAGGCGATCCGCCGCTACTTGGAGTCTGACGGGGCGATGCTCCCCAACGCCCTGGTCCTCGCCTTCGACAAGCGGGTTGAGTTCGTACCCGGTAGGCCGGCCAAGGACGTTGACTACTCCGTACCCGGCGAGCTCGTCATCCCTGTCGACGAGACCCAGTCGGAGGATGAGAAACCAGCCTGGCTCGTAGACGGCCAGCAGCGCAGCGCCGCCATCCGGGACGCGAACCTTGCAGAGTTCCCCGTCGCTGCTGTGGGCTTCATCGCCGATGGGCAAGAAGAGCAGCGGTCCCAGTTCATCCTGGTCAACTCAACCAAGCCGCTTCCCAAGGGTCTGGTGAACGAACTGCTGCCGGACACCAGCGGTCACCTACCGCCTTCGTACGCTCGTCGCCAGCTCCCAGCTCGCCTTATGATCCGCCTCAATACAGACGGCCACAGTGCCTTCTTCGGCCGGATTCAGAGTCCTACGTCTCCCTTGGGCGACATCAAGGACAACAGTGTCCTCAAGATGCTTGAGTACAGCCTCTACGAAGGTGCGCTCTACCAGTACCGCAACGAGGACGGCTCGGGTGACCCGGACAAGATGCTTGAGCATCTGTGCGAGTACTGGGGACTGGTAAGGGACGTGTTCCCGGATGCCTGGAGGCTCGGCCCGAAGGACTCCCGGCTTACGCATGGCGTCGGCATCCAAGCGATGGGCTTCGTCATGGACGAGCTCACTGCTGAAATTCCGGTGGACAAGGTTAATTGGAAGAAGGTCCGCAAGACTCTTGCGGAACTGGAGCCCCATGTGGCCTGGACATCCGGGACGTGGAGGTTCGCCGATGAAGAACGCAAGTGGAACGGCTTGCAGAACACGCCCTCTGATCTACGTCTCCTCAAGGATTACCTGAAGCCCTTCGCTCGCAGGTAG
- the dbpB gene encoding DGQHR domain-containing protein DpdB, with translation MTENPIRRRALRIEQNPDIPLYLFALQAGEVDRVADVARISRDEAGKLLGYQRPEKKQHVKQILDYLDSENVLFPNGLILALPSSVRFKGSRGPNSTDGLATIGTIEIPLPESDEAPRPALIVDGQQRSLALARTKRSKLPIAIAGFVAEDLEVQRDQFLRVNTVSPLPTNLVSELLPEVNTKLPTKLSARKLPSALVNALNQDSDSPFRGLIKQASTAGERKSEAVVKDNSLISAIEESLSPSGVLFPYKNLSNGTTDTAAMRDILVVYWTAVRDTFPDAWGLSPARSRLMHGVGIRSMGRLMDRIMDRVLGAADIGSKDAYNRAMAELALVKPYCHWTKGRWPELNIPWNELQNTPRHISTLSNLLIRIYLQSRMSAS, from the coding sequence GTGACGGAGAACCCGATCCGGCGCAGAGCACTGCGTATCGAGCAGAATCCAGACATTCCCCTCTACCTCTTCGCCCTGCAGGCCGGAGAGGTAGACCGTGTTGCCGACGTCGCACGGATCTCCCGCGACGAGGCAGGGAAACTGCTTGGCTATCAGCGGCCCGAGAAGAAGCAGCACGTCAAGCAGATCCTCGACTACCTTGACAGTGAAAACGTCCTCTTCCCGAACGGCCTCATCCTCGCCCTTCCCTCCTCGGTCCGGTTCAAAGGCAGCCGAGGGCCCAACAGCACCGACGGGTTGGCGACAATCGGGACTATCGAGATCCCGCTACCGGAATCTGACGAAGCACCTCGCCCCGCCTTGATTGTAGACGGACAGCAGCGAAGCCTCGCGCTCGCGCGTACCAAGCGATCGAAGCTCCCAATCGCCATTGCCGGCTTCGTTGCTGAAGACCTCGAAGTCCAACGCGACCAGTTCCTCCGCGTCAACACCGTGTCCCCCCTTCCCACTAACCTGGTGTCTGAACTCCTGCCCGAGGTCAATACCAAACTCCCCACCAAGCTATCCGCTCGGAAGCTTCCCTCTGCGCTCGTCAACGCCCTGAACCAGGACAGTGATTCACCGTTCAGAGGGCTGATCAAGCAGGCGTCAACAGCAGGCGAGAGGAAGTCCGAGGCAGTCGTCAAGGACAACAGCCTCATCTCGGCTATTGAAGAGTCGCTCTCTCCCTCAGGGGTTCTGTTTCCATACAAGAACCTCTCCAACGGAACCACCGACACGGCAGCGATGAGGGATATCCTCGTCGTCTACTGGACAGCCGTAAGAGACACCTTCCCGGATGCGTGGGGACTCTCGCCCGCTCGGAGCCGACTCATGCATGGTGTCGGAATTCGATCAATGGGACGCCTCATGGATCGGATAATGGACCGCGTTCTTGGGGCGGCGGACATCGGATCAAAGGACGCTTACAACAGGGCCATGGCGGAACTGGCGTTGGTTAAGCCCTACTGCCATTGGACCAAGGGTCGCTGGCCAGAGCTCAACATCCCCTGGAATGAACTCCAGAACACTCCCCGCCATATCAGCACCCTGTCCAACCTTTTGATCCGAATCTACCTTCAGTCGAGGATGAGCGCGTCGTGA
- a CDS encoding GTP cyclohydrolase I FolE2 produces MHDIQNETDARGIEIDDVGISGLRYPLYFEDGHLRQEGIAEIEVTVRLQHDRRGTHMSRMVAFAHEYLRRFDPRKLPYLLKVGADLLDAPAFAVAIDLPLSTTVVAPASGQESLQVHDVRFEGRWDTGATSVVTSVTTEVTSLCPCSKAISDYGAHNQRSQVTLSVTGHGDTPYPFGVQEAVRLLERCASAPVVPLVKRPDERVLTMQAYDHPMFVEDMVRKVSYDCRERGLRHRVKVRNLESIHSHDAVAYVTG; encoded by the coding sequence ATGCACGACATCCAGAACGAGACCGATGCCCGAGGTATCGAGATCGACGACGTGGGCATCAGCGGGCTGCGGTACCCGCTGTACTTCGAGGACGGTCACCTCCGCCAGGAGGGGATCGCCGAGATCGAAGTGACCGTGCGGCTCCAACACGACCGCCGCGGAACTCACATGAGCCGCATGGTGGCCTTCGCGCATGAGTACCTGCGCCGGTTCGATCCCCGCAAGCTGCCGTACCTCCTGAAGGTCGGGGCGGATCTCCTGGACGCGCCGGCGTTCGCAGTGGCGATCGATCTTCCCTTGAGTACGACAGTGGTGGCACCTGCTAGCGGTCAAGAGTCGCTACAGGTCCACGATGTTCGCTTCGAAGGCCGCTGGGACACCGGTGCCACCTCGGTGGTCACGTCCGTCACCACCGAGGTGACCAGCCTATGTCCGTGCTCGAAAGCTATCTCGGACTACGGTGCGCACAACCAGCGCAGCCAGGTCACTCTGTCCGTGACGGGACACGGGGATACGCCTTACCCCTTCGGTGTGCAGGAGGCTGTCAGGCTTCTGGAGCGGTGCGCGTCCGCGCCGGTCGTTCCCTTGGTGAAGCGCCCCGATGAGCGAGTGCTGACGATGCAGGCGTACGACCACCCCATGTTCGTCGAGGACATGGTTCGGAAAGTCAGCTACGACTGCCGCGAGCGAGGTCTTCGCCACCGTGTGAAGGTCCGCAACCTGGAAAGCATCCATAGCCACGACGCCGTCGCTTACGTCACTGGATGA
- the dpdK gene encoding phospholipase D-like domain-containing protein DpdK has product MTELTRTLRTGAKTGLSVDSMLAAALMAEMINPSRELWLVSPWITDVRVIDNRHGSFDALFGDVPPSSWRLSDALLRIAGAGSHVYIITRPDSHNEAFLRRIEAAELDTVHVRRDADVHEKTLCGQEWLLTGSMNYTVRGMAKNDESVTYKVGGPDAGQARLDLARRWRSGA; this is encoded by the coding sequence GTGACAGAACTGACCAGAACGCTACGCACAGGCGCCAAGACGGGCTTGAGCGTCGACTCAATGCTGGCCGCAGCATTGATGGCGGAGATGATCAATCCGAGCAGGGAACTGTGGCTCGTCTCTCCCTGGATCACGGATGTGCGAGTGATCGACAACCGGCACGGCAGCTTCGACGCGCTGTTCGGCGATGTACCGCCCAGTAGTTGGCGGCTGTCCGACGCACTTCTGCGGATCGCCGGTGCTGGATCCCACGTCTACATCATCACTAGACCCGATTCTCACAACGAGGCGTTTCTCCGGCGGATCGAGGCTGCGGAACTCGACACGGTGCACGTGCGGCGTGATGCCGATGTCCATGAGAAAACGCTGTGCGGGCAGGAGTGGTTGCTCACCGGATCGATGAACTACACGGTCCGAGGCATGGCGAAGAATGATGAGTCGGTCACCTACAAGGTGGGCGGGCCGGATGCCGGCCAGGCGCGGCTGGACCTGGCCCGGCGGTGGAGGAGTGGCGCATGA
- a CDS encoding amino acid permease gives MPLDVSRVSDEERLKQLGYQQTLARSMSGRANFGVSFTIISILSGCMTLYGYGMNTGGPAVIMWGWLFVGLMTLFVGLTMAEVCSSYPTSAGLYFWAHRMAPARTAAAWAWFTGWFNALGQIAVTAGVDFGAATFLNALLDLQFGFAATPGHTIALFGIILALHGVLNTFGVRIVAFLNEVSIWWHILGVVIICGTLVLVPNHHQSTGFVFGEFVNNTGFSSSAYVVLIGLLMAQYTFTGYDASAHMTEETIDASTAGPKGIVCSILVSLAAGFVLLFGFTYAIQSYAGALGSATGVPPAQILMDALGAAAGKWLLLVVIVAQLFCGMASVTANSRMIYAFSRDGALPFSKVWHQLNPATRTPTNAVWLATGGAFVLGLPYLWNTTAYAAVTSIATIGLYIAYVIPTYLRLRQGSRFERGPWHLGSWSPVVGTIAVAWVFVITVLFMLPQTSPVTANTFNYAPVAVGVVIAFCGIWWLASARKWFLNPAQPRHSALRRDAAAEGVIGR, from the coding sequence ATGCCTCTTGACGTCTCCCGCGTGTCCGACGAGGAACGCCTGAAGCAACTCGGCTACCAGCAGACGCTAGCCCGTTCCATGTCTGGCCGGGCCAACTTCGGAGTCAGCTTCACGATCATCTCGATCCTGTCCGGCTGCATGACCCTGTACGGCTACGGCATGAACACCGGTGGCCCGGCCGTGATCATGTGGGGCTGGCTGTTCGTCGGCCTGATGACCTTGTTCGTCGGCCTGACAATGGCCGAGGTCTGCTCCTCCTACCCGACCAGCGCCGGCCTGTACTTCTGGGCACACCGCATGGCCCCCGCGAGAACGGCCGCAGCGTGGGCGTGGTTCACCGGCTGGTTCAACGCCCTGGGCCAGATAGCGGTGACCGCGGGCGTCGACTTCGGCGCCGCGACCTTCCTCAACGCCCTGCTCGACCTTCAGTTCGGCTTCGCGGCCACGCCCGGCCACACCATCGCGCTGTTCGGGATCATCCTCGCCCTGCACGGCGTGCTGAACACCTTCGGGGTCCGGATCGTCGCCTTCCTCAACGAGGTGTCCATCTGGTGGCACATCCTCGGCGTCGTCATCATCTGCGGCACCCTGGTGCTCGTGCCCAACCACCACCAGTCGACCGGGTTCGTCTTCGGCGAGTTCGTGAACAACACCGGCTTCTCCTCCAGCGCCTACGTGGTGCTGATCGGACTGCTGATGGCGCAGTACACCTTCACCGGCTACGACGCCTCCGCCCACATGACCGAGGAGACCATCGACGCCTCCACCGCCGGCCCCAAGGGCATCGTCTGCTCGATCCTGGTCTCCCTCGCCGCCGGCTTCGTCCTGCTGTTCGGCTTTACCTACGCCATCCAGTCCTACGCCGGCGCACTCGGCTCGGCGACGGGGGTGCCCCCGGCGCAGATCCTCATGGACGCCCTCGGCGCGGCAGCCGGCAAGTGGCTGCTGCTGGTTGTCATCGTCGCCCAGCTCTTTTGCGGCATGGCGTCCGTCACGGCCAACTCCCGCATGATCTACGCCTTCTCCCGGGACGGCGCCCTGCCCTTCTCCAAGGTGTGGCACCAGCTGAACCCCGCCACGCGCACGCCCACCAACGCCGTCTGGCTCGCCACTGGCGGCGCCTTCGTCCTCGGGCTGCCCTACCTGTGGAACACCACCGCGTATGCGGCCGTCACGTCGATCGCGACCATCGGCCTGTACATCGCCTACGTCATCCCGACCTATCTCCGGCTCCGCCAGGGGAGCCGGTTCGAGCGCGGCCCCTGGCACCTCGGCTCCTGGTCTCCCGTCGTCGGCACGATCGCCGTCGCCTGGGTGTTCGTGATCACCGTGCTGTTCATGCTGCCGCAGACCTCCCCCGTCACCGCGAACACCTTCAACTACGCGCCCGTCGCGGTCGGAGTCGTCATCGCCTTCTGCGGCATCTGGTGGCTGGCCTCCGCGCGCAAGTGGTTCCTCAACCCTGCGCAGCCACGGCACTCAGCTCTCCGGCGTGACGCTGCCGCAGAAGGAGTGATTGGCCGGTAG
- the dpdA gene encoding tRNA-guanine transglycosylase DpdA, with translation MKFYFPDSQDQVSPTYDFIDEEYPTHRVRQRDDKYAHQVVHPIPYEGILVSKAIVDGSVKGAGKYSDRQRYRLYRDGVREFFRLPEGMSSLGDCGAFNYIDLEEPPYTVEQVIEFYEKCQFDEGVSIDHVIFGYKPEASERDVDPAWVKRRHISLDLAEKFLAELEARRSKLQPLGAAQGWSPASYADSVARLQDMGYKRIALGGMVPLKSHEIIACLDKIKEVRHEGTELHLLGITRIASMEEFWDRGVTSFDSTSAFRQAFMDERNNYHTDKGTYTAIRVPQVDGNPTLKRLILAGQVSQAAAIKAERECLRALRAYDKKQVKLDEAVAALEAYLTIVDEKKKEKYSKHYRKTLDERPWDDCPCDLCKDLGIEIVIFRGTERNKRRGFHNMTVLEAKMRDLRFRRPAAAADTQLA, from the coding sequence GTGAAGTTCTACTTCCCGGACAGTCAAGATCAGGTCAGTCCGACCTATGACTTTATCGACGAGGAATATCCCACCCACCGTGTCCGGCAGCGCGACGATAAATACGCTCACCAGGTCGTGCATCCGATCCCATACGAGGGGATCCTGGTCAGCAAAGCAATTGTCGACGGCTCCGTGAAGGGCGCTGGAAAATACAGCGATAGGCAAAGGTATCGACTCTATCGAGATGGGGTTCGAGAATTCTTCCGTCTCCCTGAGGGAATGTCCAGCCTCGGCGACTGCGGCGCGTTCAACTACATTGACCTGGAAGAGCCTCCGTACACGGTTGAGCAAGTCATTGAATTCTATGAGAAGTGTCAGTTTGACGAGGGCGTGAGCATCGACCATGTGATCTTCGGCTATAAGCCCGAGGCTTCCGAGCGAGACGTGGACCCTGCATGGGTCAAGCGGCGCCACATTTCACTTGATCTTGCTGAAAAATTCCTCGCCGAGCTTGAAGCCCGCAGGAGCAAACTCCAGCCGCTCGGAGCCGCGCAAGGATGGAGTCCCGCGAGCTACGCAGACAGCGTGGCTCGACTGCAGGACATGGGATACAAGCGCATCGCGCTCGGCGGCATGGTTCCGCTCAAGTCCCACGAGATCATCGCCTGCCTTGACAAGATCAAGGAAGTACGCCACGAGGGGACCGAGCTACACCTGCTGGGGATCACGCGGATCGCCAGCATGGAGGAGTTCTGGGACCGCGGTGTGACCAGCTTCGACAGCACGTCCGCGTTCCGTCAGGCCTTCATGGACGAGCGCAACAACTACCACACTGACAAGGGAACTTACACAGCGATCAGAGTCCCGCAAGTCGACGGGAACCCAACCCTGAAACGGCTGATCCTCGCCGGGCAGGTCTCTCAAGCGGCAGCGATCAAGGCAGAGCGAGAGTGCCTGCGGGCTCTCCGCGCCTACGACAAGAAGCAGGTGAAGCTAGACGAGGCCGTGGCAGCATTGGAGGCCTACCTGACGATCGTCGACGAGAAGAAGAAGGAGAAGTACAGCAAGCACTACAGGAAGACCTTGGACGAACGGCCATGGGACGACTGCCCTTGTGACCTCTGCAAAGACCTAGGCATCGAGATAGTGATCTTCCGTGGTACTGAACGCAACAAGCGACGAGGCTTCCACAACATGACCGTCCTCGAAGCCAAGATGCGGGATCTGCGATTTCGGCGGCCAGCCGCTGCTGCAGACACACAGCTCGCATGA
- the queC gene encoding 7-cyano-7-deazaguanine synthase QueC — MAERPAIVLLSGGLDSTTVLAIAKDQGYTPYALSFRYGQRHSVELEAAKRVAAAQGVARHVIADIDLRVFGGSALTSDIEVPKHESLDAADDKGIDSSVPITYVPARNTIFLSFALAYAETVGASDIFTGVTAVDYSGYPDCRPEYMEAYERMANLATRAGVEGTQKLKLHSPLISMSKADIVREGLRLGVDYSLTSSCYDPDDQGRACGHCETCLLRLKGFAEAGVTDPVQYQGA, encoded by the coding sequence ATGGCGGAGCGTCCCGCGATCGTTCTACTGAGTGGCGGGCTGGACTCGACGACTGTTCTGGCGATCGCCAAGGACCAGGGCTACACGCCGTACGCGCTGAGCTTCCGCTACGGCCAGCGGCACAGTGTGGAGCTTGAGGCCGCGAAGCGCGTGGCTGCGGCGCAGGGGGTCGCACGTCATGTGATCGCGGACATCGACCTGCGGGTTTTCGGTGGCTCGGCGCTCACGTCGGACATCGAGGTTCCGAAGCACGAGTCTCTGGACGCCGCTGACGACAAGGGCATCGACAGCAGCGTGCCCATCACCTACGTTCCGGCACGCAACACGATCTTCCTGTCTTTCGCGCTGGCGTACGCGGAGACGGTCGGGGCGAGCGACATCTTCACGGGCGTGACCGCCGTCGACTACAGCGGCTACCCGGACTGCCGACCCGAATACATGGAGGCCTACGAGCGCATGGCCAACCTGGCCACCCGCGCCGGGGTCGAGGGCACGCAGAAGCTCAAGCTGCACTCCCCGCTCATCTCCATGTCGAAGGCCGACATCGTCCGTGAGGGCCTGCGCCTCGGTGTCGACTACTCCCTGACGTCCTCGTGCTACGACCCGGACGATCAGGGACGAGCCTGTGGGCACTGCGAAACCTGCCTGCTTCGCCTCAAGGGATTCGCGGAAGCCGGCGTCACCGATCCCGTGCAGTACCAGGGCGCGTGA
- the dpdD gene encoding protein DpdD, translating to MTQPQEKRREALERFLQQFFGPGNGVWPGMSPDFRYKDRTLPFVEALRRGDDAPVVLPRTYTDRDRFVMYVIARDVNDRAKTADLIRAFAGPTYIAYDEQVGIQPVWLDPDDPVEQAILDFFSQRPTFRLETGRTLDHKRNLANALQLMQSTEASRPPRLWRIAKPVGRLLAEFEAALSAGAEGASGVVLDHLAATGGVTAFNLANLKIKRLDRLGRSEELLGSPDLPDVIRQDPPVPVKEAILNAVYAALEEPLADNDLPTARQRLEERGRFVPDLLDVDATSLSAQAIAVLLLAASILEDVPALRRLIEAVKSKNRADELPPVVWEDAVRQLREADGDPLPPAESAPSPGAPSSDSPAGPSSVDSWPSLLEAVAEGRNAGDLALRNRVWASWPSPAADDAVLAAYLDSLENQAADAAWGAAGAFIDAVGYAKPAGLTAHAFIRNAVTFDRFGPGDLAVLQALTEIALRAAPSARTYADILDEIGSERSRWVSPERAPIALDFVDLLFLAACPDLNARSNLAYNLLEPLWRHQGRLTEEDLAFAKRLSSELGVDFTWQPPTGVSGEQETTLADLPSMNVLLYSLDQAVLGRCAEEIERLAPAVKTVTAHDHVGSSQLRQKARAADVIVLATRCAKHAATGFITQNAQTKYVRYADGSGSASMLRAAVAGLRGVAAGH from the coding sequence ATGACGCAGCCCCAGGAGAAGAGGCGGGAAGCTCTCGAGAGGTTCTTGCAGCAGTTCTTCGGCCCGGGAAACGGTGTCTGGCCAGGGATGAGCCCAGACTTCCGCTACAAGGACCGCACCCTGCCGTTCGTGGAGGCTCTGCGGCGTGGCGACGACGCACCTGTCGTCTTGCCCCGCACGTATACCGACCGCGACCGTTTCGTCATGTACGTCATCGCCCGAGATGTGAATGATCGGGCTAAGACGGCCGATTTGATCCGCGCCTTCGCTGGCCCCACCTACATCGCCTATGACGAGCAGGTAGGCATCCAGCCGGTCTGGCTCGACCCTGACGACCCTGTCGAGCAAGCCATTCTCGACTTCTTCAGCCAGCGCCCTACCTTCAGGCTGGAAACAGGGCGGACCTTGGACCACAAGAGGAATCTGGCCAATGCCCTGCAATTGATGCAGTCCACTGAGGCCAGCCGGCCTCCCAGACTGTGGCGGATCGCCAAGCCGGTCGGTCGCCTCCTGGCAGAGTTCGAAGCTGCTCTGTCGGCTGGCGCCGAAGGTGCGTCAGGCGTAGTGCTGGACCACCTCGCGGCCACGGGCGGAGTGACGGCCTTCAACCTTGCGAATCTAAAGATCAAGCGGCTTGATCGACTCGGCCGAAGCGAAGAACTACTCGGCTCCCCTGATCTTCCAGACGTAATCCGGCAGGATCCTCCCGTTCCTGTCAAGGAGGCCATCTTGAACGCCGTGTACGCGGCGCTGGAGGAGCCTCTGGCCGATAACGATCTGCCGACGGCACGACAGAGACTGGAAGAGCGAGGCCGATTCGTCCCTGATCTCCTCGACGTCGACGCTACCTCGTTGAGTGCCCAGGCCATCGCCGTTCTGTTGCTGGCAGCTTCCATCCTTGAGGACGTGCCGGCCCTTCGCCGCCTCATCGAGGCTGTGAAGAGCAAGAACCGTGCCGACGAGTTGCCGCCAGTGGTATGGGAGGACGCCGTACGGCAACTCCGAGAGGCCGACGGTGACCCGCTGCCCCCAGCAGAGAGTGCGCCATCCCCTGGCGCTCCTTCAAGCGACTCGCCTGCAGGACCTTCGTCCGTCGACTCCTGGCCATCTCTGCTTGAGGCAGTGGCTGAAGGCCGCAACGCCGGTGACTTGGCACTCAGGAACCGCGTCTGGGCGTCGTGGCCATCGCCTGCGGCTGACGATGCCGTCCTGGCCGCGTACCTAGACAGCCTGGAGAACCAGGCCGCGGATGCGGCGTGGGGGGCTGCCGGGGCGTTTATCGACGCGGTTGGATACGCGAAGCCGGCAGGGCTTACTGCTCACGCGTTCATTCGCAATGCCGTGACCTTCGACCGGTTCGGTCCAGGGGACCTTGCAGTTCTGCAGGCTCTCACGGAGATCGCCCTCCGTGCCGCGCCCTCGGCTCGGACCTACGCCGACATCCTGGATGAGATCGGCTCCGAGCGTAGCCGCTGGGTCTCGCCAGAGCGGGCTCCGATCGCGCTGGACTTCGTCGACCTGCTGTTCCTGGCGGCATGCCCGGACCTTAATGCTCGCAGCAACCTGGCGTACAACCTGCTGGAACCTCTCTGGCGGCACCAAGGGCGACTCACCGAAGAGGACTTGGCCTTCGCGAAGCGCCTCTCCAGCGAACTCGGCGTCGACTTCACCTGGCAGCCCCCAACTGGAGTGAGCGGTGAGCAGGAGACAACGCTCGCCGACCTGCCATCCATGAACGTGCTGCTCTACTCCCTCGATCAAGCGGTCCTGGGTCGATGCGCTGAGGAAATTGAACGGCTTGCGCCAGCGGTGAAGACGGTCACCGCCCACGACCATGTGGGGAGCTCACAACTCCGCCAAAAGGCGCGCGCTGCCGATGTCATCGTCCTCGCGACGCGTTGCGCAAAGCATGCGGCTACGGGCTTCATCACGCAGAATGCTCAAACCAAGTACGTCCGTTATGCAGATGGCAGCGGATCAGCGTCGATGCTCCGTGCAGCTGTTGCTGGTCTTCGTGGCGTTGCCGCGGGCCACTGA
- the queE gene encoding 7-carboxy-7-deazaguanine synthase → MTYLVKEIFYTLQGEGSHAGRPAVFCRFSRCNLWTGLEKDRHRAICQFCDTDFVGTDGEGGGKFRTPDDLAQAVEKAWPSASREHRFVVCTGGEPLLQLDEEAIDAFHARGFEVAVETNGTRVPPKGIDWLCVSPKIGSELVVTSGDELKLVYPQLGGDPRQFEQLDFRYFRLQPMDNPDVEANTRATVEYCMKNPRWTLSLQTHKYLGIQ, encoded by the coding sequence ATGACCTACCTGGTCAAGGAGATCTTCTACACCCTGCAAGGTGAAGGGAGTCACGCAGGCCGTCCGGCTGTCTTCTGCCGCTTCTCCAGGTGCAACCTGTGGACGGGCCTGGAGAAGGATCGGCACCGTGCGATCTGCCAGTTCTGCGACACAGATTTCGTCGGAACTGACGGAGAGGGTGGCGGCAAGTTTCGGACCCCGGACGACCTCGCTCAGGCGGTCGAAAAGGCGTGGCCGTCGGCATCTAGGGAGCACCGCTTCGTGGTGTGCACGGGCGGAGAACCGCTTCTGCAACTCGATGAAGAAGCGATCGATGCCTTTCATGCACGCGGCTTCGAGGTGGCAGTCGAGACGAACGGCACGCGTGTGCCGCCCAAGGGCATCGACTGGCTCTGCGTGAGCCCCAAGATCGGCTCTGAGCTGGTCGTGACCAGCGGAGACGAACTGAAGTTGGTCTACCCCCAGTTGGGAGGTGACCCACGTCAGTTCGAGCAGTTGGACTTCCGGTACTTCCGCCTCCAGCCCATGGACAACCCTGACGTTGAGGCCAACACCAGGGCGACGGTCGAGTACTGCATGAAGAACCCGCGCTGGACCCTCTCTCTCCAGACGCACAAGTATCTGGGAATTCAGTAA